The following is a genomic window from Theobroma cacao cultivar B97-61/B2 chromosome 10, Criollo_cocoa_genome_V2, whole genome shotgun sequence.
GCTAAAACCCTCATATCTGCAGTGTTTAgtattttttgagttttgttgaaattttggTGCATCGTAGGATGTTTTCTGGCTTTTTGATGAGTGCCAAGATCTGGATACGGTGATATTCTGCAATTATATGTGCATGTTGATGTGAATTTCCCTGTCCGCCACTATGTCATGCTTCTAGCATTAAACTTTCTTGGCTTCTTTGCGAAATGTTATGTAATATTCTTTCTACTTCTAATACAGAGGCTGCCATGCAGAAAGGAGTTACAATAAGCTACTTAGTGGGAGAAAGCTAATGTCTAAAATGGCTAATTCTGAAGTGAAGGAAGCAGCATCAGACTCCACTGCTGGGAAAATGATATTTGAGCCCATCTTGGAGGATGGAGTTTTCCGATTTGATTGCTCTGCAAACGATAGAGATGCAGCATATCCAAGTCTTTCATTTATGAATAGCAACGACAGGGATGTACCAATCATGAGTAACAAGGTTCCTTTGTATATCCCTTCTTTTGAGTGCCTTTTGGGACAGCAGCTTGTCAAACTTGAGGTCTGTTATTGCAATGCTTTTTTGTATTTGTGGCCTCTGCAAATCATTGATCCTTTTTTATTCtgcatattatatttttactttgcTGGTGCACTTTTCTGGTAGATTTTGAAGTCTTCTGTGCACTTCTTTATTCATTAACTCATCTGATGGACTTTGCTTTTTGTTAAGCTTCCTGTTGGTACCTCATTTTATGGAACTGGAGAAGTTAGCGGGCAGCTAGAGCGAACAGGAAAAAAAGTGAGTGATTTTGTAGAACATGGCCACCATAGAACGTATTTTCTTCCCACTTTTTTGCTGGTGATAAGTAAAACTTCTTGTAGGTTTTTACATGGAACACAGATGCATGGGGTTATGGTCCTGGAACTACATCCTTGTACCAATCACATCCTTGGGTGCTGGCTGTTCTTCCAAATGGGGAGGCATTGGGAATTCTAGCTGACACGACAAGGCGCTGTGAGGTGTAGTGACTTTCTGTTATTAAGTTATGCAATGAATACCTACTAAAGACTATTCTAGATTTATATATTTGCCTTTTAATGGTCAAACAAACCTGTTCTCTAGCAGATTGATCTAAGGATCAAATGCAGAATTCAGTTTAATGCTCCAGCCTCATTTCCTGTTATTACATTTGGTCCATTTCCTTCACCCAGTGCAGTTTTGACATCTTTATCTCATGCAATTGGTAATTTCCAAACCTACACAACTATTGCACCTTGAATCTACatctttttgaaatttatttttgcagCCATGATTATTTATTGTTCTCGTTACATTCTACTATATCTTTCATGCATACTGTATGATTGTCTCACTTTTGTTTTGTGTTTGGTGAGGCATAATTTTGGAAATTGGATGACAAGCACTATCTTTGACCTCTGGGTTTGATTTCAAGAATCTACCACTGGAGGCATTTAAGTGAATTAACTAGAGAAAAGAATAGCATGGAAACAAAAGTTTTCAATTTGAGTAGGCATGTGAGAATGATAAATTCATAGAAATTCAGTTCAAGCAAATGCGATTTTGAAATGTTCTACTCTAATAGGATCAATAGCAATGTTATCGTTGATAGTTCAGGTGCTATTGTGAGTTAGGAATTACCAACTAGTTGATGAGGTTGATAGACGTAACAGTTTCTTTTATTCAGTTGTTATTTAAATATGATCTTTTTGACAGCGGTACATTTTTATTAACTTATAAATCTATGCTCAGGAACTGTTTTTATGGCTCCAAAATGGTCTTTAGGCTATCACCAATGCCGTTGGAGCTATGACTCTGAGGAGAGAGTTCTTGAGGTTAGTGCTTAGTTATCTAAGTTGCTGAAATGCTGTTCTCCAGAGTCTTTTTATCCACCTCATATCTATAAGGattcttcattcttgaaaaTGGTAATACCTAATATGTAACCAATATATGTAGGTTGCAAGAAAGTTTTGGGAGAAGGGTATACCTTGTGACGTGATATGGATGGATATCGATTACATGGATGGCTTTCGTTATTTCACTTTTGACAAGGCATGTTCTTCCCCTGATGATCTTTATGGATTTTAGTTGTGGTACTCCTAACATATGACAGATACAGGGAGGCCTGCCTATGTGGACATGTGGTGGGTTATAGGTTTGTGACCAAGAAGAATTTGTGTTTAGATGTCAACAAGGATCAGGTTGACTTGTCATTTGATCACAAAAGATAGGGTTAAAGCAGGGATTGATTCCAAATATCTGgttgattaggatttatttGATGTAAATGCAGGGATTTGACTTTGATCAGGTTTCATGCCTCATTAAAGTTGTTTTCAACATCTCTAAGTTTGAGTACTGTTTGTGTATTTCTTGAGATTTCTAATGCATACTCACTTAAAAGTCTTATAGTAATCTATTGAACAGGTTCAACAAATATCACTTGTAGGTTGGAACTgcaaaaaattacaattctGCCCTCTGTAGTGCCGACTAaacaatttcatgctttctatAGTGGCAGCTATTACCCAATAAATTATCATCTATGTTTTGAGATATGCCAAGTGGCAATAATTCCTTTCATTATTGACACGTAGAAGTGAAACTTCAAATAGTTGTTGTATTAAAAATGAATGTTGATGATTTCCCTCAGGAGCGTTTCCCAGATCCAAAGTCTTTGGTGAAAGATCTCCACCATATTGGTTTCAAGGCAATATGGATGCCTGACCCAGGGATTAAACATGAAAAGGGTTACTTTGTTTATGATAGTGGGACTGATCATGATGCTTGGATACAGGAAGCAAATGGGATGTATTTTGTTGGTATTCTCCTTCGCAAATTCATATTTGTAAGCTTAATTCCGATTCTTATTATTTGTGATAAGGTATTTTCCTCCTTTCTTAGGGGATGTGTGGCCAGGGCCTTGTGTTTTTCCTGATTTTACACAGTCAAAAATTCGTTCTTGGTGGGCGAATTTAGTTAGAGATTTCATTTCTAATGGTGTCGATGGTATATGGAATGATATGAATGAGCCAGCTATTTTTAAGGTGATTTGCAAAATCCTCTTTATGCTTgcatgctttttttttttgtccattGGTGATTGTTGTCACTCTGCTCTTGACAAGCTATAACAAAAACAATGCCTGAGAGCAACATTCACCGGGGTGACAATGAACTTGGTGGTCATCAAAGTCATGCACACTATCACAATGTACTGTTCCTGAACATTTGCAGTCGCAAGTAATTCTCAAATAAACTATTGATTgcatatgttttttttaagcCTTTTTTCTTGATATTGGTTACTATGTTAGGCATATGGGATGCTAATGGCAAGATCAACTTATGAAGAGATGGAACTAGCTGATAAAAGAAAGCACCCCTTTGTTCTAACTAGAGCTGGATTTATTGCGAGTCAAAGGTATGCTGCAATGTGGACAAGAGATAACCTTTCCAATTGGGAGCACCTTCACATGTCCATCTCCATGGTACTTCAATTGGTAAGTCAATTTTGGAGATCGGGCTATTTGTTTGGTGTAGAGATGGGCTAATGAAACTGTTTCACTGCTTTCTCTACtataacttttctttctcttacatgAACTATAAGGCTGCAAGggtgttttatttttgtgtaCGGCATTAAATTGACAGGACATTTACAAAACTTTGTTATTtgccattttttctttctctcatgTGAAAGGTTTTAAGGCTGTCAGGGTGGTTGTATGTGCGTGGGAAGTCAATCCTGTGCTTTCTAGATGATAgtgcaaaaaaataaatagtttGTCTATTTATAGGTCAGAAACTGTGGTAATTCTTACATGTGGAGGctgttttcttttatagtaGGTAATTTCTTTCAGGCATTGAAATTCAATATCTTACCTACTACTGGATCAGAAAATCCTTCAAACCattttattaaacacatatacTCAACAATGCACGGCTTTGNTCAGGCATTGAAATTCAATATCTTACCTACTACTGGATCAGAAAATCCTTCAAACCattttattaaacacatatacTCAACAATGCACGGCTTTGTTTTAAATGTTACATTTACATTGTGTACAGGGCCTAAGTGGTCAGCCCCTATCAGGACCTGATATTGGTGGGTTTGCTGGAAATGCAACACCCAAACTTTTTGGACGTTGGATGGGCTTTGGTGCTATGTTTCCATTATGTCATGGGCACTCAGAGACTGACACCATTAACCATGAACCATGGTCATTTGGTGAAGAGGTAACCTTTTTTTCGGTTATAGTGGGGGAAATAGAACACGAAAAAACTAACGTCTAACTAGTTGGGAAAGGGAGAAGTTggtcaatataaaaaaaactcatatCTGATCAGGAACCTCCAATGTGTGTTTTGCAGTTGAAATATGTGTTGAAACAAGAAGGattgaaaattatcattttacaaTTAGTGAGGTTGAGCCCTAAGGGAGTCCATGGTGATTTTCACTGTGTTTGGGAGTTCATTGCCCAAGCGTGATGGCTGAATTGAACAGCtaacaatttcattttaattcaCCATATAAACAATAGAAAATTGAATGGTGAGAGAAGAAtgtggaaaaaagaaatagtggGAGAGAGATGAAGGAAACAAAAGAGCGGTGTGCAAACAGTTAGTACGGTTAGTTCGGTTTTAGATATCCAATAACCAAACCAACCGaactcttttttaaaaataaccgAAACTGAACCAAACTAACCGTACTAACCGTTTTAAAAAAGCGTGTGATGACTAAAGAGTTTGGTTCAGTTTCGGTTATTGGGGTTTGGGGGTTGGGGGttggggtttagggtttagggtttagggtttagggtttagggttagGGGTTAGgggttagggttagggtttagggtttacgGGTTAGGGGTTAGGGGTTAGCGGTTATGGGTTTAAGGTTAGGGGTTGGGGTTAGGGGTTAGGGTTTGGGGTTGGGGGTTTGGGTTTTAGGGATTAAGGGTTTGGGTTTAAGGTTTAGGGTTAGGGGTTAGGGGTTTAGGGTTAGGGGATAGGGTTCAGGGTTCAGGGGTTCAGGGTTCAGGGGTTTGGGGTTTAGGGTTGGGGTTTAGGGGttaggggttttttttttttttgggttggaAATTCTCGCAAGGCGCAACTACtctgtaattattttattaataaacaGAATCAAGTACAAAAGGAAGGGGGACCGAAACCTTACCTTCAGAATTACATGCGCAGAAGATAGAATTGAAAAACGACTAAAAGTAGGGAAATCTAATTTACGTGCGTAACTAGTGATGATACAGTAAATTAGAGATCACCCGCTATTACAAAGAtataaaggaaaacaaaataacaagaaacaTAAATAAGGAGTACTACTCCTTTACAATTATCGAAATCGAACATAAGGTAAACTCAGTCTATCTAATTTAAGGATTCCAATTAATTCACCTTGTGCTTCagaaaaaacataaagattcTGATGTGTTTGTCCTTTGTTTGATAGAAAATCCGCTGCTTGGTTGCCTTCCCGACAGATATGTGAAATTCTGTAAGAGAAACTACGCAGACACATTCTAATAGATTCCAGCAAATACCTTAGGTCGTGGGACCCTTTTTTAGATTGCTGAACCATCTGAACCGCCACCAGTGCATCCATTTCTATCCATAGATTGGTGATATTCCATTCTTTGCATAAAAGTAATCCTCGAAGTAAAGCATGAAGCTCTGTCTGCAAAGAAGAACGAGGTCCAAGATTTTCGGAAAAAGCAAATGCAAGTTTACCTGTATGATCGCGGAGGACCCCACCACCTACTGCGTTTTGGTTGCTCTTGGAACTGCCATCT
Proteins encoded in this region:
- the LOC18587553 gene encoding alpha-glucosidase 2, with product MSKMANSEVKEAASDSTAGKMIFEPILEDGVFRFDCSANDRDAAYPSLSFMNSNDRDVPIMSNKVPLYIPSFECLLGQQLVKLELPVGTSFYGTGEVSGQLERTGKKVFTWNTDAWGYGPGTTSLYQSHPWVLAVLPNGEALGILADTTRRCEIDLRIKCRIQFNAPASFPVITFGPFPSPSAVLTSLSHAIGTVFMAPKWSLGYHQCRWSYDSEERVLEVARKFWEKGIPCDVIWMDIDYMDGFRYFTFDKERFPDPKSLVKDLHHIGFKAIWMPDPGIKHEKGYFVYDSGTDHDAWIQEANGMYFVGDVWPGPCVFPDFTQSKIRSWWANLVRDFISNGVDGIWNDMNEPAIFKAITKTMPESNIHRGDNELGGHQSHAHYHNAYGMLMARSTYEEMELADKRKHPFVLTRAGFIASQRYAAMWTRDNLSNWEHLHMSISMVLQLGLSGQPLSGPDIGGFAGNATPKLFGRWMGFGAMFPLCHGHSETDTINHEPWSFGEELKYVLKQEGLKIIILQLVRLSPKGVHGDFHCVWEFIAQA